From the Theobroma cacao cultivar B97-61/B2 chromosome 2, Criollo_cocoa_genome_V2, whole genome shotgun sequence genome, one window contains:
- the LOC18609756 gene encoding putative 1-phosphatidylinositol-3-phosphate 5-kinase FAB1C, translated as MGIPDSSLLDLIEKVRSWISWGASDISCFPGEEFGRLKNGVCKKMCCECDMKFADEFSHRYRCQSCGRWLCSECVERYESRVVVVVAAEQSANVKGNDFSRMMSVKSCKFCCDGVKARRESGGRKYCEKVHPSESPRESPEPPSPCSVNSESIKSDHLARYLEARDCRFSLQAVTGKSMTSFSAHPSPVSTRRSPSRSDEEDADDSGKHFVSPWAEYCHDVSDLDSSSISARHEFYSFKSVGSSPSVSPSRNNFTPYRVGHSVQRRQEGSPMAQYVGPFDQENMAVLRKPETGSEEPENIDDYSDDMSVFRNHYAKSQKPLDFENNGLIWYPPPPEDENDEAESSFFTYDDEDDDIGDSGAMFSSSSSLSSMFPAREKQNEGNKEPLRAVIRGHFRALVSQLLQGEGIKVGKEDNAGDWLDIVTAIAWQAANFVKPDTSRGGSMDPGDYVKVKCMASGTPSESTLVKGVVCTKNIKHKRMTSQYKNPRLLLLGGALEFLKVPNQLASFNTLLQQENDHLKMIIAKIEALRPNVLLVEKSVSSYAQEYLLAKEISLVLNVKRPLLERIARCTGALICPSIDNLSAKQLGHCELFRLEKVTEEHEMANQFNKKPSKTLMFFEGCPRRLGCTVLLRGRSREELKKVKHVVQYAVFAAYHLSLETSFLADEGATLPKMKVKRSIAVPEKTQTDNAISVVPSSSSPSSFNLIVNASAQDDASLSHNSGHGGLESLSEPYDQSHFFPSSGGSFLDACNDDLAHDEGLDMCSLEQFKDLKMSTTLPCDIRDFPRSELQETMTEEERHLGEIHEMAKFEKIDEDEASSEYFSATDTHQSILVSFSSRCVLKGTVCERSRLLRIKFYGSFDKPLGRYLRDDLFDQASCCRSCNEPAEGHVICYTHQQGNLTINVRRLSSLKLPGERDGKIWMWHRCLRCAHIDGVPPATHRVVMSDAAWGLSFGKFLELSFSNHATANRVATCGHSLQRDCLRFYGFGNMVAFFRYSPIDILSVHLPPSMLEFSGDAQQEWIRKDAAELMVKMEMLYADISDVLDHIEQKSNSASCQSSNASELPNHIMELRDQLRKERNDYNGLLQPVVMETSPLGLAAVDILELNRLRRSLLIASHVWDRQLHSLDSLLKKGSAVKADMDHIKDGKPEAHEPNACRSSDSQEPPKNDIGLEQNSSLTTLESVVPEESNLALCHQKREEDVRPDESIPSPASTLSEKIDSAWTGTDLLTLKVQPPEASQGDGPQAGSIRPTSKIDNLTLRKIASPMRLHSFDSVLRFQERIQKGLYPSSLHFLTLRSFHASGEYRSMVRDPVSNVMSTYSYTLPLEAQKLNLLLSSTPTLITSASHMAEGARLLLPQRGHSDIVIAVYDSDPASIIAYALSSKEYEEWVADKSYENGGGWSVSDRSKEDSVASNFSPWQSFGSLDLDYIHYRSFGSEDASSSVGALFADTKRSPHLTVSFGDDSSAAGGKVKFSVTCYFAKQFDSLRRKCCPSELDFLCSLSRCQKWSAQGGKSNVYFAKSLDERFIIKQVQKTELESFDEFAPEYFKYLTDSLSSGSPTCLAKILGIYQVSVKHLKGGKETKMDFMVMENLFFRRSISRVYDLKGSARSRYNPDTTGTNKVLLDMNLLEALRTEPIFLGSKAKRSLERAIWNDTSFLASVAVMDYSLLVGVDEERKELVLGIIDYMRQYTWDKHLETWVKASGILGGPKNASPTIISPKQYKKRFRKAMTTYFLTVPDQWTS; from the exons ATGGGAATACCCGATAGCTCACTATTAGATCTAATAGAAAAAGTTAGGTCTTGGATTTCTTGGGGAGCAAGTGATATTTCATGTTTCCCTGGTGAAGAATTTGGGAGGCTCAAAAACGGTGTTTGCAAAAAAATGTGTTGTGAATGTGATATGAAGTTTGCTGATGAATTCTCTCATAGATACCGTTGCCAAAGCTGTGGTCGTTGGTTATGTTCAGAATGTGTTGAAAGATATGAATCCcgtgttgttgttgttgttgctgctGAACAATCAGCTAATGTAAAGGGTAATGATTTTTCTAGGATGATGAGTGTTAAATCTTGCAAGTTTTGTTGTGATGGGGTTAAAGCGAGGCGTGAAAGTGGAGGAAGGAAGTATTGTGAGAAAGTGCATCCTTCTGAATCTCCCCGGGAGAGCCCTGAACCACCATCCCCATGTTCTGTGAATAGTGAATCAATCAAGAGTGATCATCTTGCCCGGTATCTTGAAGCCCGAGATTGCAGGTTTTCTCTGCAGGCAGTGACTGGCAAGAGTATGACTTCATTTAGTGCTCATCCTTCTCCAGTATCTACTCGAAGATCTCCCAGCAG GAGTGATGAAGAAGATGCTGATGATTCTGGTAAGCACTTTGTGAGTCCCTGGGCCGAATATTGTCATGATGTTTCGGATTTAGATTCAAGTAGTATTAGTGCTAGACATGAGTTTTATAGCTTTAAGTCCGTGGGATCAAGTCCTTCAGTCAGCCCCTCTAGGAACAATTTTACTCCTTATAGAGTTGGGCATTCTGTACAGCGGAGGCAAGAAGGGAGCCCAATGGCTCAGTATGTTGGTCCCTTTGATCAAGAAAACATGGCTGTTTTAAGAAAGCCAGAGACAGGGAGTGAGGAACCAGAAAATATTGATGATTACTCTGATGACATGTCTGTTTTTCGTAATCATTATGCAAAGTCCCAAAAGCCATtggattttgaaaacaatggtCTGATATGGTATCCCCCACCACCTGAGGATGAAAACGATGAGGCAGAGAGTAGCTTCTTTACatatgatgatgaagatgatgatatTGGGGATTCTGGTGCAATGTTCTCATCCAGTAGTAGCCTTTCAAGTATGTTCCCAGCAAGGGAGAAACAAAATGAGGGAAACAAAGAACCTCTCAGAGCCGTAATACGGGGGCATTTTAGGGCTCTTGTGTCACAACTATTACAAGGTGAGGGTATTAAAGTTGGTAAAGAGGATAATGCTGGGGACTGGCTTGACATTGTCACAGCTATAGCATGGCAAGCCGCGAATTTTGTGAAACCAGATACTAGCAGAGGAGGCAGTATGGATCCTGGTGATTATGTGAAGGTTAAGTGTATGGCGTCTGGAACTCCCAGTGAGAG CACCCTTGTCAAGGGAGTGGTCTGtaccaaaaatataaaacacaAGCGCATGACCTCACAATACAAAAATCCTAGATTACTTCTTTTAGGGGGGGCCTTAGAATTTCTGAAAGTTCCAAATCAGCTGGCATCTTTTAATACATTACTTCAACAG GAAAATGATCATCTCAAGATGATCATTGCAAAGATTGAGGCTCTTCGCCCCAATGTACTGCTGGTAGAGAAGAGTGTGTCTTCATATGCACAAGAGTATCTACTTGCTAAGGAAATTTCATTAGTGCTCAATGTGAAAAGGCCATTATTGGAGCGTATAGCAAGGTGCACTGGTGCTCTTATTTGTCCatcaattgataatttatCTGCTAAGCAATTGGGGCACTGCGAATTGTTCCGGTTGGAGAAAGTAACTGAAGAACACGAGATGGCCAATCAGTTTAACAAGAAACCATCAAAAACACTGATGTTCTTTGAAGGTTGTCCGAGGCGTTTAGGTTGCACG GTCCTGCTGAGGGGCAGATCTCGTGAAGAACTAAAGAAGGTTAAACATGTTGTTCAATATGCTGTTTTTGCAGCCTATCACTTATCACTTGAGACTTCCTTCCTTGCTGATGAAGGTGCTACTCTGCCTAAGATGAAAGTAAAACGTTCAATTGCTGTACCAGAGAAAACGCAGACCGACAATGCCATTTCGGTTGTACCTAGTTCCTCTTCTCCATCCAGTTTCAACTTGATAGTCAATGCTTCTGCTCAGGATGATGCATCTCTGAGTCACAATTCAGGGCATGGAGGATTGGAATCATTATCTGAGCCCTATGATCAAagtcatttttttccttcatctGGTGGTTCCTTTCTTGATGCATGCAATGATGACTTGGCACATGATGAGGGTTTGGACATGTGTTCTTTGGAacaattcaaggatttgaagaTGTCCACGACGTTGCCTTGTGATATTAGAGATTTTCCTCGATCAGAGTTGCAAGAAACTATGACAGAAGAGGAGAGGCATCTTGGTGAGATTCACGAAATGGctaaatttgaaaagattgATGAGGATGAAGCTTCCAGTGAATACTTTTCAGCCACCGACACTCACCAGAGTATATTGGTTTCATTTTCAAGCCGGTGTGTGCTGAAAGGAACTGTATGTGAACGGTCACGGCTCCTGCGAATAAAGTTTTATGGTTCTTTTGATAAACCACTCGGAAGATATCTTCGTGATGATCTGTTTGATCAA GCATCTTGCTGCCGTTCTTGTAATGAGCCAGCTGAAGGCCACGTTATATGTTATACCCACCAGCAGGGGAATCTGACAATCAATGTAAGACGCCTTTCCTCTCTTAAGCTGCCTGGTGAACGGGATGGTAAGATTTGGATGTGGCACCGATGCCTAAGGTGTGCTCATATAGATGGGGTTCCTCCAGCAACTCATAGAGTTGTTATGTCTGATGCTGCCTGGGGACTTTCTTTTGGAAAGTTTTTGGAGCTTAGTTTTTCAAATCATGCGACTGCTAATCGGGTTGCAACCTGTGGTCATTCATTGCAGAGGGACTGCCTTCGTTTCTATGG ATTTGGCAACATGGTTGCATTCTTCCGCTATTCCCCAATTGATATACTATCGGTCCATTTGCCCCCATCAATGCTTGAATTTAGTGGGGACGCTCAGCAGGAGTGGATTAGAAAAGACGCAGCCGAG CTAATGGTCAAAATGGAAATGTTGTATGCGGACATATCTGATGTACTTGACCACATTGAACAGAAGAGTAATTCTGCTAGCTGTCAATCATCAAATGCAAGTGAGTTACCGAATCACATTATGGAACTGAGAGATCAACTTcgaaaggaaagaaatgatTACAAT GGTTTGCTACAACCAGTTGTTATGGAGACTTCACCACTTGGTCTAGCAGCTGTGGACATCCTAGAACTGAATCGCTTGAGGCGTTCACTTCTAATTGCTTCACATGTTTGGGATCGGCAACTTCATTCATTGGACTCTCTTCTTAAGAAAGGTTCTGCTGTTAAAGCTGACATGGATCATATTAAGGATGGAAAACCTGAAGCTCATGAGCCAAATGCCTGCAGATCCTCAGATTCACAGGAGCCTCCTAAGAATGACATAGGGTTGGAACAGAACTCAAGTTTAACAACCTTGGAATCTGTTGTACCAGAAGAATCTAACTTGGCATTATGCCACCAGAAGAGAGAGGAGGATGTGCGTCCAGATGAAAGCATCCCGTCTCCTGCGTCTACTCTATCTGAAAAAATAGATTCTGCTTGGACTGGTACTGATCTACTCACATTGAAAGTTCAACCTCCTGAAGCATCTCAGGGAGATGGCCCCCAAGCTGGTTCTATCAGGCCAACAAGTAAAATTGATAATCTGACTTTGAGAAAGATAGCATCTCCAATGAGGCTTCATTCGTTTGATTCTGTATTGAGATTCCAAGAAAGAATTCAAAAAGGATTGTACCCTTCTTCATTGCATTTTTTGACACTTAGATCTTTCCATGCTTCTGGAGAGTACAGGAGTATGGTGAGGGATCCTGTTTCTAATGTAATGAGCACTTACTCCTACACATTGCCTCTAGAGGCACAAAAGTTGAATTTGTTGCTCAGTTCCACACCCACTTTAATCACCTCTGCATCTCATATGGCTGAAGGGGCTCGGCTACTTCTTCCGCAGAGGGGCCACAGTGATATTGTTATTGCTGTTTACGACAGTGATCCTGCAAGTATAATAGCATATGCTCTTAGTTCCAAAGAATATGAGGAGTGGGTTGCTGATAAGTCCTATGAAAATGGAGGAGGCTGGAGTGTCAGTGACAGGAGCAAAGAAGATTCTGTAGCTTCCAACTTTTCACCCTGGCAGTCATTTGGCTCTCTTGATCTGGATTATATCCATTACAGAAGTTTTGGCTCTGAAGATGCTTCATCATCTGTGGGTGCCTTGTTTGCAGATACAAAAAGGTCTCCGCATTTAACAGTTTCTTTTGGAGATGATTCTTCTGCTGCTGGTGGCAAAGTGAAGTTTTCTGTGACTTGTTATTTTGCAAAACAGTTTGATTCTCTTAGAAGAAAGTGTTGTCCTAGTGAATTGGATTTTTTGTGTTCCTTGAGCCGCTGCCAGAAATGGAGTGCACAAGGGGGAAAGAGCAATGTGTATTTTGCCAAATCATTAGATGAGAGATTCATTATTAAACAAGTGCAAAAGACGGAGTTAGAATCATTTGATGAATTTGCACCGGAATACTTCAAGTATTTGACAGATTCTCTTAGCTCAGGAAGCCCAACTTGCCTTGCTAAAATTCTTGGTATTTATCAG GTCTCTGTAAAACACCTGAAAGGTggcaaagaaacaaaaatggatTTTATGGTGATGGAGAACCTATTTTTCAGAAGAAGTATCTCAAGGGTATATGATCTTAAGGGCTCTGCAAGGTCACGGTACAATCCGGATACAACAGGGACAAACAAAGTACTGCTAGATATGAATCTGTTAGAAGCACTGCGAACAGAGCCCATTTTTCTGGGAAGCAAGGCAAAGAGAAGCCTTGAGAGAGCCATTTGGAATGATACATCTTTTTTGGCA TCGGTTGCTGTCATGGACTATTCATTGCTGGTTGGAGTGGATGAGGAGCGCAAAGAGCTGGTTTTGGGAATTATTGATTACATGAGACAATATACTTGGGACAAGCACTTGGAGACATGGGTTAAGGCGTCTGGGATACTAGGTGGGCCAAAGAATGCATCCCCAACAATTATTTCTCCTAAACAGTACAAGAAAAGGTTCCGGAAGGCTATGACTACCTATTTTCTCACTGTACCTGATCAATGGACTTCATGA
- the LOC18609755 gene encoding uncharacterized protein At1g66480: MGNSLGGKKTTKVMKINGETFKLKTPVKAEEVVKDYPGHVLLESESVKHFGIRAKPLQSHQSLEPKRLYFLVELPEAPKEIVTRRVRSGINMSAKDRLESLMLSRRSVSDLTLMKPKCVIPEESEEEGSESGAMRVKMRLPRAEVERLMKESNNEAEAAEKIMQLCVANTRNSPREAAQKGNGGLSLQQQVHWKGSHGRVGEGFKAREKRVSFTPISEGGSQIAVTS, from the exons ATGGGGAATAGCTTGGGCGGGAAAAAGACCACCAAGGTCATGAAGATTAACGGCGAAACATTCAAGTTGAAGACCCCGGTGAAAGCTGAAGAGGTGGTAAAAGATTATCCAGGTCATGTGTTGCTAGAATCGGAATCTGTTAAGCATTTTGGTATTCGAGCAAAGCCTTTGCAGTCACACCAGAGCTTGGAGCCCAAGCGGCTCTACTTCTTGGTAGAGTTGCCAGAAGCTCCCAAGGAGATAGTTACAAGAAGGGTGCGGTCGGGTATAAACATGAGTGCTAAAGACAGGCTCGAGAGCCTGATGCTGTCGAGGAGATCCGTGTCTGATCTTACCCTCATGAAACCCAAATGTGTGATACCCGAGGAGTCCGAAGAAGAAGGGTCTGAAAGTGGAGCAATGAGGGTGAAAATGAGGCTACCAAGGGCAGAAGTGGAGAGGTTGATGAAAGAAAGCAACAATGAGGCAGAGGCAGcagagaaaatcatgcaacTCTGCGTGGCAAATACCAGAAACAGCCCACGTGAAGCTGCGCAGAAAGGAAACGGCGGCCTGTCTTTGCAGCAACAAGTGCATTGGAAGGGCAGCCACGGAAGAGTTGGAGAAGGTTTCAAGGCCCGTGAG AAACGGGTGAGTTTCACGCCAATCAGTGAAGGAGGGAGCCAGATAGCAGTTACCTCTTGA
- the LOC18609754 gene encoding U-box domain-containing protein 11, with the protein MAGGLASHQAGDASPAFLLRLVHDIISGNVGGGNGHLNVVFKKDCTDLVRRIALFTHLLEEISDFGQSDHDDASSSSASSWSADLAVALQAAKRLLSVASAYHSNNSPDGAAKRITFQFQCVTWKLEKALEKIPYDQLQISEEVQEQVSLVKAQLKRATERYGSLNLRKFSNALPQPLEKEYDRTNHESLAMLDGIPENWGPQRHGADQVTKILERVKSSSTSSEVCLSNENDSKGQENVAIKGTEELKKPDAPVIPDDFLCPISLELMRDPVIVATGQTYERSYIQRWIDCGNITCPKTQQKLENLTLTPNYVLRSLINQWCAKHNIEQPCGLANGRLKKSDGSFRDVSGDMAAIQALVCKLSSRCLEERRAAVAEIRSLSKRSTDNRILIADAGAIPVLVNLLTTDDVSLQEHAVTSVLNLSIFENNKSLIMLAGAIPSIVQVLRAGSMEARENAAATLFSLSLADENKIIIGASGAIPALVDLLQHGSARGKKDAATALFNLCIYQGNKGRAVRAGIVTALLKMLTDSRNCMVDEALTILSVLASNHDAKAAIVKASTIPVLIDLLRTGLPRNKENAAAILLSLCKRDSENLACISRLGAAIPLTELTKSGTERAKRKATSLLEHLHKLQQL; encoded by the exons ATGGCTGGCGGACTCGCCTCGCATCAAGCAGGCGACGCTTCTCCGGCATTCTTGCTCCGCCTTGTCCACGACATCATCTCGGGGAATGTCGGCGGTGGAAATGGTCACCTCAATGTCGTGTTTAAAAAGGATTGCACGGATCTGGTGAGGAGGATAGCTCTCTTCACGCATTTGCTCGAGGAAATCAGCGATTTTGGACAGTCTGACCATGATGATGCCTCCTCCTCCTCCGCTTCTTCATGGTCGGCTGATCTGGCAGTGGCTCTCCAGGCTGCAAAGCGTCTCTTGTCCGTCGCCTCCGCCTACCATTCGAATAATTCCCCT GATGGAGCTGCCAAAAGAATTACTTTCCAATTTCAGTGTGTTACTTGGAAGCTGGAGAAAGCTTTAGAGAAAATCCCTTATGATCAGTTGCAAATCTCAGAGGAGGTTCAAGAACAG gTATCGTTGGTGAAAGCACAATTGAAAAGAGCAACAGAAAGATATGGGtctttgaatttgagaaagtTTTCTAATGCTCTGCCCCAGCCACTGGAAAAAGAATATGATAGGACCAACCATGAAAGTTTAGCAATGCTGGATGGCATTCCTGAAAATTGGGGTCCTCAAAGACATGGTGCAGATCAGGTGACTAAGATATTGGAAAGAGTGAAGAGCTCTTCAACCTCTTCTGAGGTCTGTCtatcaaatgaaaatgattcCAAAGGGCAAGAGAATGTGGCCATTAAGGGTACTGAAGAACTCAAGAAGCCTGATGCACCAGTAATACCTGATGATTTTCTATGCCCTATATCTTTGGAACTAATGAGAGATCCGGTGATTGTGGCTACAGGACAG ACATATGAGAGATCTTACATACAGAGATGGATAGATTGTGGCAACATAACATGTCCGAAAACGCAGCAGAAGCTGGAAAATTTAACTCTAACCCCTAATTATGTTCTGAGAAGTCTAATAAATCAATGGTGTGCTAAACATAATATTGAGCAGCCATGCGGGTTAGCAAATGGTAGGCTTAAAAAGAGTGATGGATCTTTCCGTGATGTTAGTGGAGACATGGCAGCCATCCAGGCTCTGGTCTGTAAACTGTCAAGCCGGTGCTTAGAAGAACGTAGGGCTGCTGTGGCTGAAATCCGATCACTATCAAAGAGAAGCACTGATAACAGGATACTAATTGCAGATGCAGGAGCGATACCTGTTCTGGTGAACCTACTTACGACAGATGATGTGTCATTACAAGAACATGCAGTAACTTCTGTTCTTAACCTTTCCATATTTGAAAATAACAAATCTCTTATAATGCTTGCTGGTGCCATTCCTTCCATTGTCCAAGTCCTCAGAGCTGGAAGTATGGAAGCAAGAGAGAACGCAGCAGCTACCCTTTTTAGTTTGTCACTTGCAGATgagaacaaaataataattggtGCATCAGGGGCAATACCAGCTTTGGTAGATCTGCTACAACATGGGAGCGCTAGAGGGAAGAAAGATGCTGCAACTGCTCTGTTCAATCTATGCATTTATCAGGGGAACAAGGGCAGGGCTGTCAGAGCTGGAATTGTGACAGCACTGCTTAAGATGCTCACAGATTCAAGAAACTGCATGGTTGATGAGGCTCTAACAATACTGTCAGTTCTTGCTAGCAACCATGATGCTAAGGCTGCTATAGTAAAGGCTAGTACCATACCTGTTTTGATTGATCTTTTAAGAACAGGTTTGCCCCGCAACAAAGAGAATGCAGCTGCCATTTTACTTTCTTTGTGTAAGAGAGATTCTGAGAATCTTGCCTGCATAAGTAGGCTTGGTGCTGCGATACCCTTGACAGAGCTTACCAAGAGTGGCACTGAGAGGGCCAAGCGGAAGGCTACTTCATTGTTGGAGCACCTTCACAAATTACAGCAGCTCTGA